Below is a window of Cryobacterium sp. PAMC25264 DNA.
GATGCCGACGTCGGCTCCTTCGACGGCGGCTACGGCAGCGCCTACTTCGCCCGCCAGGTGGGCCAGAAGGCCGCGCGCGAGGTCTTCTTCCTCGCCCGCGAGTACTCCGCCCAGCGCGCGCTCGAGATGGGGGCGATCAACGCCGTGGTGCCGCACGCCGAGCTGGAGAACGAGGCACTGGACTGGGCGCGCACCATTCTGACCAAGTCGCCCACGGCCATCCGCATGCTCAAGTTCGCCTTCAACGCCGTCGACGACGGCATGGTCGGCCAGCAGGTCTTCGCCGGGGAGGCCACCCGGCTCGCCTACGGCACCGACGAGGCCGTCGAGGGGCGGGACTCGTTCCTTCAGAAGCGCGAACCGGACTGGTCGCCGTACCCCTGGCAGTTTTAGCGGTGTCGCGGTGATCGCATCGTGAGGGACCTCCGTGTCGTGCCCGTCGGCGATCCGATGCGCTTCCTGGCCGAGCTGCGCAGGGTGCTCGCGAACGACGGCCCGGCACTGCTGCCGGTGCCCGATGAGCCCGGCGCGGTGCCGAGTCGCGGCGACCTGGGCCGTGTGCCGCGGAACGTGGCCGTGGTGATCGAGACCTCGGGGTCGACCGGGCGGCCGAAACGGGTCATGCTCAGCACTGACGCGCTCCTGGCATCCGCCGCGGCATCGGGGGTGCACCTGGGCGGCGACGGCCAGTGGCTGCTGGCCCTGCCCGCGCACTACATCGCCGGGGTGCAGGTGCTCGTGCGGTCCATCGCTGCCGGAACCGAACCCGTACTGCTGCCACCGGGACACTTCGACCCCGCCGTCTTCGCCGCCCACGCCGGCCGGCTCACCGAGCCGCTGCGGTTCACCTCGCTGGTGCCCGTGCAGCTGGCTCGGTTGCTGGATGCCGCGCCGGGCGACTCGGCGCTGCTGACCGTGCTGCGCCGGTTCACCGGCATCCTCGTGGGCGGCCAGGCTGTGTCGGCCGAGCTCATCGGCCGGGCCGAAGCGCTCGGGGTGCGGGTGGTGCGCACCTACGGCTCGTCCGAGACCGCCGGAGGCTGCGTGTACGACGGGGCGCCGATCGGCAATGCCGTGGTGCGCACCGTCGACGGACAACTGGAGATCAGCGGCTCGATGCTCGCGGAGGGCTACCTGGGCGACGAGGACCTCACCGGGGAGCGCTTCGTGGAGCACGACGGGGTGCGGTGGTACCGCACCGGCGACCTGGGCGCGGTCGCCCCGGACGGCACCGTGAGCGTGACCGGCCGGGCCGACAACGTGATCATTTCCGGCGGGGAGAAGGTGTCTCTGGACGCTGTCGAACGCCTGGTGCGCACCCTGCCGGGCCTTGGTGATGCCTGCGTGGTGCGTGCAGCGGATGCGGTGTGGGGCGAGGTGCCCATCGTCGTGGTCGCTGCCGGGCTACCGGGGGCCGGCGTGCGCGGTGCTGTCGTTCCGGAGCTCGAGACCGTGCGGGGCTCCGTGGCGGCGGGGCTCGGACCGGCCGCCCGGCCGGCGCGGATCGTGACGGTGCCGGCCGTTCCCCTGCTCGCCTCCGGAAAGCCGGACCGCCGGGCGTTGCAGGCACTCGTGGGAGCCGCCGCGCTGGACTCCGGGCAGGCTCCGACGGCGGACTGAGTCGCTCGCAGCCGGGGCCACTAACATGAGTGCGTGGCAAACGGAGCTCGGCCCTCGCGGCCCAATCAGCAGAAATCATCCCAGCCGTCGCGGCCGGCCGCGAACCGGCCGAAGAACCCGGCCAAGTCGGGCAACCCGGCTCGGAAGAGCGGTGTCGTGACCGGCGCCGTGCGCACCGGCCCGGCCACGGCCGGCGACTGGATCTCCGGCGCACGCCTGCGCACCCTACCCCTGGCCATCGCGCCCGTGGCGCTGGGCACCGGCGCGGCCGTCGTGGCCGCCGGCAACGGCGAGTTCCACTGGGTACGCGCCCTGCTCGCCCTGGTGGTGGCGGTGTGCCTGCAGATCGGCGTGAACTACGCGAACGACTACTCCGACGGCATCCGCGGCACCGACAACCACAGGGTCGGCCCGGCCCGGCTCACCGGCGGGGGAGCGGCCAAGCCGCGCACGGTGCTCGCCGTTGCCCTGGTCTTCTTCGGCCTGGCCGCCGTTGCCGGCCTCGTGCTCGTGATCGTGAGCCAGTACTGGTGGCTGCTGGCCGTGGGTGCGGCCGCGATCGTGGCGGCATGGTTCTACACCGGTGGCAAGAAGCCCTACGGGTACCTGGGCCTGGGGGAACTGTTCGTCTTCGTGTTCTTCGGCCTCGTGGCCACGACGGGCACCACTTACGTGCAGGCGGGCACGGTCAACCTGGAGAGTTGGCTGAGCGCCGTGGCCATCGGCCTGATCGCCTGTGCCGTGCTGATGGTGAACAACCTGCGCGACATCAAGCCCGACAAGGTGGCCGGCAAGCGCACCCTCGCCGTGTGGATCGGCGCTAAGGCGTCCCGCGTCGTGTTCTGCGTGTTCCTGCTGGTGCCGTTCGCGATCGCCGGGTTCTTCGCCCTGTTCTACCCGCTGGCCTGGTACACCTTCTTCGTGCTGCTGCTGGCCCTGCCGGCCGCCCTCATCGTGGCCACGGCCACCACGGCGAAGGAACTGATCCTGGCGCTCAAGCTCACCAGCCTGGCCGCGCTGCTCTACGGCATCCTGCTCGGGCTGGCCTTCGCGCTCTAATCGTCGCCAAGCACCCGTCGCGCAGCACCCGTCGCGCACCCGGGCCGCACGCACGCTGCGGGCCTCTGCCTCTAGCCGAGGCCAACTGTGCCCCGTGCGGACTTATGCACCCGGTGCGCCGGGGCCTTTTGTCCGCACGGGGGCCAGTTGGCGGATGCCGCCGCCGCAGGACACGGCGCAGGGTCAGAGCAGCGCGTCGGTGAGGTGGTTCGGGGTGCCGAAACGGTGCGCCGTGATGCTCACGGCCTGCTCGCGGAGGAACGGGAGCAGTTCCACCCGGCCCGCCTCGGTGACCGGCTGAGCCCAGACTGCCAGGTCGGGGCGGCCGTCGGTGACCTCAACGAGCGAGCCGTAAACGGCTGAGCCCGCCGGGGCGCCGAGCAGCCGGAGTCGCCCGCCGCCCTGGCGGGCTATTCCGGTCAGCCAGGCGGCGTCGTCTTCCACCGTGAGCGGTGCGCTGAGGGCCGGCGCGAGCGCATCCGCCAGCGCCGACGGCAGGGCCAAGGCCGTCGACACCGTCACGGGCGCGCCCGTGAGCGCGGCGGCGGCCACGACGCGCACCAGCGACACCAGCGGTTCGCCGGCGGACAGGCGGATGGCGACGGGGGCCGCCGGCGCCCGGTACCGGAACACGTTGCGTTCGGCCGCGAGGCCCGACACGTCGGCGGCCCCGCCGAAGCGCTCGGCCCAGGCCAGGGCGTCGCTCCGCAGCGCGCGGTGCAGCAGCGCGGCGTCGGCGGCGCTCAGCCCAGGCGTCGCCGCCGCGAGGATGCCCTCGACGACCGGATGTGTGACGGCCGTGCCCGTCGTGGCCGGGGCGGGGGTCCACGACCCCAGGCCGACCAGGTAGTTCGGTCCTCCCGCCTTGGTGCCGGGCCCCACGGCCGACTTCTTCCAACCGCCGAACGGCTGCCGGCGCACGATGGCACCGGTGGTGCCGCGGTTCACGTAGAGGTTGCCGGCCTGGATGCTGTTCAGCCAGGTTCCGATCTCGGCCGGGTCGAGGGCGTGCAGGCCGGTGGTGAGGCCGTAGTCGACCACATTGGCCAGCTCGATCGCCTCCTCGAGGGTGGCCGCGGTCATGATGCCCAGGATCGGACCGAAGTACTCGGTGAGGTGGAAGGCCGACCCGGCCCGCACGCCGTCGCGCAGGCCCGGGCTCCACAGCCGGCCGGACTCGTCGAGCCGGCGCGGCTCGAGCAGCCAGCTCTCCCCGGCGCCCAGCACGGTGAGCCCGTCGAGCAGCTTGCCCGTGGCGGGTTCGATCACCGGGCCCATCTGGGTGGCCGGGTTCTCCGGGTAGCCGACGGTGAGGGAGGCGACGGCATCCTGCAGCTGAGTGCGGAATCGGCGCGAGGTGGCGACGGAGCCGACCAGGATGACAAGGGACGCGGCCGAGCATTTCTGGCCGGCGTGGCCGAACGCTGAGGAGACGACGTCCTTGACGGCCAGGTCGAGGTCGGCGCTGGGCGTGACGATGATCGCGTTCTTACCGCTGGTCTCGGCCAGCAGCGGCAGGTCGGGCCGGAAGCTGCGAAAGAGCTCGGCGGTCTCGTAGGCGCCGGTGAGGATCACCCGGTCGACAGCGGGGTGCGCGATCAGGTGGGCGCCCAGGCTGTCTTCGGGCACCTGCACCAGGCGCAGCACGTCGCGGGGCACACCGGCCTGCCAGAGGATGTCGGCGATCACGGCACCGCAGCGTTCGGCCGGACCGGCGGGCTTGAGCACCACGGCGGAGCCCGACGCCAGGGCCGCGAGTACCGACCCGGCCGGGATCGCGACGGGGAAGTTCCACGGCGGGGTGACCAGGGTGATCGACGCCGGTGTGAACCGGGCACCGTCGACGTCCTCGAGCTCCCGGGCGAGGCCGGCGTAGTAGTGCGCGAAGTCGACTGCCTCCGACACCTCGGGGTCGGCCTGGTCGATGGTCTTGCCCGCTTCGGCCGCCATCACCTCGAGCAGGTCGCCACGGCGGGCCTCGAGGGCCTCGCCGGCGCGATGCAGCACAGCCGCCCGGCCGGCGGCACCGAGCGCGGCCCAGCCGGACGCAGCGGCGACGGTGTCGGCGAGCACGGCGTCCAGGGCCACCGCATCCGTCACCCGGGCCGCCTCGATGGTGTCGACGCCCAGGCTGGAGCCGGGCACCCGGCCCAGGATCTGCAGCGCCCAGTCGCGGTTGGCGGCCACGGAAGGATCGGTGTCTGCGGTGTTCTCGAAGGCGTCCGCTGACGGCGCCCGCACGGCCGCGTAGCGGTCGGCGACACGGTGCGGGGCGGGCACCGCCGTGTCGAGCGCGGCCAGGGAGGCCAGGAAACGCGCCTGTTCGCGGGCGAACAGTGCCTCGTTGTCGTGCAGTTCGAACACGGCCGACATGAAGTTGTCGCTGGACGCGCCCTCCTCGAGCCGGCGGATCAGGTAGGCGATGGCCACGTCGAACTCGGCGGGCGAGACGACCGGCGTGTAGAGCAGCAGGCTGCCGACGTCGCGACGCACGGCCTCGGCCTGGCCCTGCGCCATGCCGAGCAGCATCTCGTATTCGATGCCGCCCTGCACCCCGCGCTGCCCGGCCAGCAGCCACGACCAGGCGATGTCGAAGAGGTTGTGGCCGGCCACGCCCAGGCGCACATTGCGGATGCGCTCGGGGGTGAGCGCGTAGTCCACGACTCGCTTGTAGTTGGTGTCCGACTCCTGCTTGGTGTGCCACGTGGCCAGAGGCCAGCCGTGCACCTCGGCCTCCACCTGTTCCATCGGCAGGTTGGCGCCCTTGACGAGTCGCACCTTAATTCCCGCGCCGCCGCGGGCCCGGCGGGC
It encodes the following:
- a CDS encoding AMP-binding protein — translated: MVRDLRVVPVGDPMRFLAELRRVLANDGPALLPVPDEPGAVPSRGDLGRVPRNVAVVIETSGSTGRPKRVMLSTDALLASAAASGVHLGGDGQWLLALPAHYIAGVQVLVRSIAAGTEPVLLPPGHFDPAVFAAHAGRLTEPLRFTSLVPVQLARLLDAAPGDSALLTVLRRFTGILVGGQAVSAELIGRAEALGVRVVRTYGSSETAGGCVYDGAPIGNAVVRTVDGQLEISGSMLAEGYLGDEDLTGERFVEHDGVRWYRTGDLGAVAPDGTVSVTGRADNVIISGGEKVSLDAVERLVRTLPGLGDACVVRAADAVWGEVPIVVVAAGLPGAGVRGAVVPELETVRGSVAAGLGPAARPARIVTVPAVPLLASGKPDRRALQALVGAAALDSGQAPTAD
- a CDS encoding 1,4-dihydroxy-2-naphthoate polyprenyltransferase, translating into MANGARPSRPNQQKSSQPSRPAANRPKNPAKSGNPARKSGVVTGAVRTGPATAGDWISGARLRTLPLAIAPVALGTGAAVVAAGNGEFHWVRALLALVVAVCLQIGVNYANDYSDGIRGTDNHRVGPARLTGGGAAKPRTVLAVALVFFGLAAVAGLVLVIVSQYWWLLAVGAAAIVAAWFYTGGKKPYGYLGLGELFVFVFFGLVATTGTTYVQAGTVNLESWLSAVAIGLIACAVLMVNNLRDIKPDKVAGKRTLAVWIGAKASRVVFCVFLLVPFAIAGFFALFYPLAWYTFFVLLLALPAALIVATATTAKELILALKLTSLAALLYGILLGLAFAL
- a CDS encoding bifunctional proline dehydrogenase/L-glutamate gamma-semialdehyde dehydrogenase; translated protein: MTDLAPRPHGEQTTGIPSDLNAAETIALVRRWLAEASGFPVDGSAAQLAGVLRDPQGLAFTVGFVDGVVRPEDLRVAARTLARIAPDVPAFLPAPMRAAVRLGGLMAPLLPGVVVPIARRVLRHMVGHLIIDATDAKLGPAIAKIRGEAIRLNVNLLGEAVLGEGEAARRLAGTHRLLARDDVDYVSIKVSSTVAPHSHWAFDAAVAGIVEHLTPLFSRAAAAPRPKFINLDMEEYKDLDLTIAVFTELLDRPEFVSLEAGIVLQAYLPDALGAMIRLQEWAAARRARGGAGIKVRLVKGANLPMEQVEAEVHGWPLATWHTKQESDTNYKRVVDYALTPERIRNVRLGVAGHNLFDIAWSWLLAGQRGVQGGIEYEMLLGMAQGQAEAVRRDVGSLLLYTPVVSPAEFDVAIAYLIRRLEEGASSDNFMSAVFELHDNEALFAREQARFLASLAALDTAVPAPHRVADRYAAVRAPSADAFENTADTDPSVAANRDWALQILGRVPGSSLGVDTIEAARVTDAVALDAVLADTVAAASGWAALGAAGRAAVLHRAGEALEARRGDLLEVMAAEAGKTIDQADPEVSEAVDFAHYYAGLARELEDVDGARFTPASITLVTPPWNFPVAIPAGSVLAALASGSAVVLKPAGPAERCGAVIADILWQAGVPRDVLRLVQVPEDSLGAHLIAHPAVDRVILTGAYETAELFRSFRPDLPLLAETSGKNAIIVTPSADLDLAVKDVVSSAFGHAGQKCSAASLVILVGSVATSRRFRTQLQDAVASLTVGYPENPATQMGPVIEPATGKLLDGLTVLGAGESWLLEPRRLDESGRLWSPGLRDGVRAGSAFHLTEYFGPILGIMTAATLEEAIELANVVDYGLTTGLHALDPAEIGTWLNSIQAGNLYVNRGTTGAIVRRQPFGGWKKSAVGPGTKAGGPNYLVGLGSWTPAPATTGTAVTHPVVEGILAAATPGLSAADAALLHRALRSDALAWAERFGGAADVSGLAAERNVFRYRAPAAPVAIRLSAGEPLVSLVRVVAAAALTGAPVTVSTALALPSALADALAPALSAPLTVEDDAAWLTGIARQGGGRLRLLGAPAGSAVYGSLVEVTDGRPDLAVWAQPVTEAGRVELLPFLREQAVSITAHRFGTPNHLTDALL